In Leucoraja erinacea ecotype New England chromosome 9, Leri_hhj_1, whole genome shotgun sequence, the genomic window cgcaagagaaagatggcacccaaacccttgccttttatccctctagctaagggccgcctctggactcAACCATTCCAGTGCCGAAGGGTTTGATAGTTgggatggcccgacccttgggagccggcACAAGATGCACTTTTCCTGCAAGTTGTAAGCAGAACACTGTACAACCTCTCATAAAATACATTTCAGGTAAACTGACCTAGATGGAGTCCCATTCATAACCTTGATGGGTTATAACAGGTTCTCTCTCAAATTTCAAAAGTGCCAATTCCCACAAAAAGTGGTTCTACATTCATTAGACAAGAAATGAATCAAATTAAGAACAGGACGAGATGTCTGGAGAGAGGCGGCACCAAAAACCTTCTCCACTTAAGAATTCACAAGAAGGCACTCCCAGTTACTACAGGAAATCTGCAGACGACCCTTACCAAGGCAACCCTCACTCGTTGCCTAAAACCTTGGGTACAAATTTCATAATTATTTGCTCAGACCTTGCAATCCGTCTCTGCTGCGAGATGCCACCCACACTTTCATATACAATTCTCTGGCAGCTTACTTACCTATTGCAGATGGAATCTGCCTCTTGATTACACTGCTCTTCAGAAGGCTCTGCTGGCCGTCGGTCCCCTCTGGGACGATGCCAACACACAAAAtctaaccccccccacccacaccaaccAAAAGTAACAGTGATTACTGGAAACGGGTAAATAGGTTCAAATGCCTTAGAAATATTATTTCAAAGCAGATTCCATTATAGCCTTTTAACTAAAGGAAGTGAATAATTTAGAAAGTGGTAATGACATTGaattaattgattttgagtttgtgGATGCAGGATTCTAGAATCCTAAATAAAGACACACTTAAGCAATACGCTTACTCCCCGACCTCAAGATAATCTACCCAAAGGGTCACTTAAAGCAATGCATACCAACCTTTGTGTGGCTTGTATCGAAGTGGCTGAGACAAGCTGGCTTGCAAGTCAAACCTCTTATTGGATCCAGGAGTAGCATTGCCAGAGAACTTGTAAGGAGTAACCACTGAAAACAAGCCATGAAACAACAAAAAACGTTCAATGGCACAGTGCAACATAATCTTTCAAGTTTTTACTCTTTTAACAGAAGTGTTTTATTGATAAATTCTGCAGACTAAAATCACTTAAAAGAGGTCTAGTATCTGTAATAGGTTATTCCACAATCTGCtgcagctgatcatccacaggaGGGAGTcacaccgcagcgagactcctgacgggcacccgaaaaagggaccacatcagcccgattctggcctctctctactggctccctgtgccattccgaataaatttcaagatccttctttatgtttacaaacccTTAAAGCGCTTGCCCcgacctacatcaaaagtctgcttcgtcaccacaccacctccaggtccctcagatcggctgacttggggttactgaatatccctcggtctaggcataagctcagggcgaCCACGCCTTTACGGTTGCtgctcctagactatggaacagcatccctcttcccatcagaactgccccctccatcgactcctttaagtcgagccttaaaactcatctttactctcaagcctttcttgacgtcctctgagggagggctatatgtatgtatttatgtacttaatctatgaaccactgttgtataatgttagtacctccaccaatgtaaagcactttggtcaacgagagttgtttttttaaatgtgctatagaaataaaagtgacttgacagtCTACCCTCTCCGCTGAAATTACTGTCGCAGATAAAGGCAGGTCCAACTGTTCATTTCCCTtttcaagatagaaacatagaaaataggtgcaggtaggccattcggcccttccagcctgcactgccattcaatatgatcatggctgatcatccaactcagtatcctgtacctgccttctctccataccccctgatccctttagccacaagggccacatctaactcactcttaaatatagccaacgaactggcctcaactaccttctgtggcagagaattccagagattcaccactctgtgtgaaaaatgtgttcctcatctcagtcctaaaagatttcccccttatccttaaactgtgacccccttgttctggatttccccaacatcggaagcaatcttcctgcatctagcctgtccaaccccttaagaattttgtaagtttctataagatcccccctcaatcttctaaattctagcgagtacaaaccaagtctatccagtctttcttcatatgaaagtcctgacatcccaggaatcagtctggtgaaccttctctgtactctctctatggcaagaatgtctttcctcagattaggagaccaaaattgtacgcaatactccaggtgtggtctcaccaagaccctgtacaactgcagtagaacctccctgctcctatactcaaatccttttactatgaatgctaacataccattcgccttcttcactgcctgctgcacctgcatgcctacttttaatgactggtgtaccatgacacccaggtctcgttgcatctccccctttcctaattggccaccattcagataatagtctactttcctgtttttgccaccaaagtggataacctcacatttatccacattatactgcatctgccatgcatttgtccactcacgcaacctgtccaagtcaccttgcagcctcctatcctcctcacagctaacactgccccccccagcttcgtgtcatccgcaaacttggagatgttgccttcaattccctcatccagatcattaatatacattgtaaatagctggggtcccagcactgagccttgcggtacccactagtcgctgcctgccattgtgaaaatgacccgtttactcctactctttgcttcctgtctgtcagccagttctctatccacatcaatactgaacccccaataccgtgtgctttaagtttgtatactaatctctcatgtgggaccttgtcgaaagccttctgaaagtccaaatataacacatccactggttctcccttatccactctactagttacatccttgaaaaattctataagattcgtcagacatgatttacctttcataaatccatgctgactttgtccaatgatgccCAAAAGGGAGTGATATGGGAACCTAACTTGTCGTCAATAAGTCTTAAATAGCAATTGCTGAGATATTTAACACTGCTGAGATGTtacatgcaattaaaaaaaacattttacacattaCCTTTGGTCTGGGCACGTTCCATAGTACTGGTATCTCCTTGGTCTTTGGATGTCCTGGGTTGTGACGACTTGTTTATTTTCATCTCTTCTGTCCCAAGATCACTGGATATTTCTGTGCAAGGTGACATTTTGGCAGGCGTTTTTGCTGCAGTTTCCTTTTCCTCATTGTCTCTGGTAGCCTTTGAAAACCTGAACAGCATCAAATATAATCAGCATCAAGTATAAGTTCACTGCAGGTAAAATATATTTAAGAATAATAAGTGGAGTAAAAAATGTGAAAGAACAACACTGAAGCTACTCTTAAACAACATTTTAATAACAATTTTTACTTAAATATGTtagattttaaatattaatttggtGCAATATTCAAGGAATAGCACATAGAATGAGACAGAAGAGGACAGAATTGCCAGAAAGAAACTATCTGAATGCTGCTTAAAAAAAGCGATAAAAGCTATTACCGAACATTCATTTTGGTAACAGAGTGCACAGATGGTTTGAAAACAGAGGTGCGTGGCAATTTAAATTGGCTGGCTGGTGTAGTTAATTGAGTATTTTTTGTTGTCCGTTGCACTGGGCTGAGTAAAGACATACTCTGAGGTCCATTTAGTGATTTCTAAAGCAAAGAGAGAGATGATATGTTAAGTACAAGTTTCTAATATAATAAGAAATTCAAGAAACTAACAGTCAATTTGATTTTGGATTAAACACAGCTTCAATCTTATCTATAACAGCATAAAATCTTTTAAACTCAAGACCAATATTTGGAGACAAAGTTCCAGAATTAAAAGGAAGCACGATAGAACATGATGATAGCAGACAAGAATATTGTTTTCCATTCGCCACTTTATTGCTCTGTCAATTGAACTTTGCCCAGACTCAATTTAATCAGTTCCAACAATAACCTCCTttagactcccatagctatcttgactacacttcttcccaccctgcttcctgtaaagactctatcgcctctatcccaattcctccgtctatgccacatctgcgcccaggatgaggttttccataccagggcaccggagatgtcctcattctttaaagaaacgggggttcccctcttccattatagatgaggccgtCACTAggatctcctcgatatcccgcagctccactcttattcccatttccccccccatccgtaacaaggacagagtcccccttgtcctcaacttccactccatcagctgtcacatacaatcctccccaacattttcgccacctccaacggggtcccactactggccacatcttcccatctccaccgctttctgctttccgcatagACCATTCCCtcaaactccctggtcaactcatcccttcccatccaaactgccccctccccaggtactttcccctgcaactgcatgagatgcaacacctgtccctttacctcttccctcgactccatccaaggacctaaactgtcttttcaggtgaggtagaggttcacttgcacctcctccaacctcatctactgtatctgctgttccaggcgtcaacttctctacatcggcaagaacaagctcaggctcggcgatcgttcccaattcccattcctaatctggagggacagcacctcatatttcgcttgggtcgtttacatcccagcggaatgaacattgacttctctaactgcagATAGTcctcgctttctctctccatccccttcacagttctcccactagtcttactgtctccgactacattctatctttgtccagccccctcccctgacatcagtctgaagaagggtctcaacccaaaacgtcacccattcttcgctccagagatgctgcctcacccgccgagttactccagcattgtgtctacctcTAGAATGGACCTCATATCCTAGGGATAATTTCCAATTTACCTTGTTGCCGCCCTGACACTTTTGTTAGATATGCActctctctgtagctgtaacactttaTTCTAccatctgtttattttctcttttgaaaGAGCCGATGTGCTCTTGTAATGCAAGATTTGCCTGGATAGAACATTAAACAAaaatttcactgcatcttggtacacgtgacaataataaataaactaatacCTTCACTGGTTTGACACAGTTACCAATAGCTTCAAGGCGTTTTTTTTTCCGTTCAACATACAAGTCAATTGATTCCATCTTGTTGAAATTTGCTTCATGAATCTTCTTCCAGTCTAAAAATTCAAAATACCATACCACATTAGTCAAATGTTCCCAGATAACATTAATGCGTGGGTATTAATCTAAATGGATATTAGTTCAAAAATATTGTACTTCATTATCAAGATAAAGATCAGGAATTACAAATATTTTAAGGACGGTATATATCTGCTGCTATTTTCAAAATAATTCACTGTCCGGTAAACATAACCATGCTTTTGAAAACACTTACTTTTGTATTATATTCCCCATCTCAAAGTCTCACGCTCAGATTCTGGCACTCATACCTATTCTACCAGTGATGTTAAGCCAATTGGTCCACAACTGTCTCTTTAAAAATAGCCAGGAATTATATTTTGTGCTTTCcaatttttggccccatttcctTTGGAGATTTTTTATACACAAGAATGCAACTGACAACTTTTGCTGATCTGTTTCCGCAATCCTCTTAGACTGCATCTTTCCAGATTGTTTGGCTAGTTATCTCCTTCATTTCTTCCTAAACTGTTGTAGATTTctcctaaaggacctgtcccacttggcaatgttTTCAGTCacatatcagtgttgccaaaagattttgaccatttcaaaatccagcggcgacaaaaaagttGCGACTCGTGAAAAAATACTGCGCATCATACGTCATCAGGCCGCGTCactgccgcaaatttttcggtgacccgatacgtcagtcaatgatgccagcagtcaccgaaaatcggcaagtgggacagacccttaactttgCTCTGCAATTTCCCATTTGTAATCGGTTCACTAAAAATAGTAGGGAACAATGTTTAATATATTTCATCTATCAGTGGTTGACAGTTGCAtgtacagaacttaaatttgccTTAAGACAATTGGCTATATGATAAAGTCGTAGGTGCTAGTACAGGAACATTTAGATCTTTGCATTGTTGTCAATCTCACAATTTCTATTATCAGACACACAGTGTGTGAATCCGAACATTAGTACTATGAGGAATCAGATATTTTCTTACCAGGAGTAACATGCATTAGTCCAGTCTTTCCACCGACAGGTGTCTTTAGTCCTGTTTTCCTGGCTCCTCCAATGTAACGTGGAATTTTGCCACCCTGCACAAATGTTTTTGATTGACCAACAGTTCCTGAAGTTGAAACAAAACCAACTGCTAAGCCCAAACAATATTTGCTGCAGGGACATGCTGCAACCCATCTCCCAAAGCACCAATTTGCACATGCACTCATCCAATCTCGTTTCCCAAAACTCAATTtatgaaaaataaaatcactCCGGGGAGCGAAGCATTTAGCTGTCACAGCACCAAATCCTACAATTTTGATTTCAAAACATTCTGCCTCTTCTTTCAAGACCTTCTAAAATCTTGAAAACATTGCTCCATTGTCTATTAAATAAGCTTACTGAGAGAAGCATTGAAGCACACCACTAAGTCAAAAGGTGAAACACAAATCTTGACTACACAGCAAATAAaatggattagtgtagatgaatGCAATTGGACACTTGATTGTTCTcatggccgaagggcttgttttggtACTAAATAACCCTACAAGTCGGATTTATCAAAGAAACACATTTCTAGCGGCTCCTGGACACAATAGTTAAGACCATCCAGTGTTagagagcccttcggcccaagtcaaagtaacctttattgtcattcagaccttgcggtctgaacgaaatttaattGCCTTGCAGTCGTACAGATAATTAAAATGaagaaacacacaataaacacatattaacatcccaTTTTAATCTCCAAAGAGCTAATAAAAGCAACGTTACAAGTTATTTAAAGCACTGGTGCAGAAGGATGCAGATTTCTGGAATTTTCCATTCTAGATGGTTGTGGTTAGATCACTAGGAAGTATTTAAAGGAAAGGCAGATAGTTTTGAAGGAAAGATCAGAGAATTGAGAACTAAATGGAACCAGCACAGGAGAGTTGAGTCGAACAGAACAGCAATGTTCAAATTGAACATTGGCTAATGTTGAATTAGAATCTTGAAAATGCATTTCTGCTTTAGTTAAAGGGTTAAGGCCTGGATGGTTGATTAAAAGTTTTATTTCTGCATGAGATTTAAAGTCACTTGCaaatcttttttcccccaaataaaataacaaatatgGGTTTAGTAACctatccttgctgtctcctccccttcctaactCTCCCTcggccctcaggctcctcctccttttttctttcttcgccccccccccaccagtctgaagcagggtttcggcccgaaacgttgcccacttccttcgctccatagatgctgctgcacccgctgagtttctccagcatttgtgtgtgttatCCATAAAGTATATTCTAAAACACATTTAAATAATGCCACCCCAAAGAATCATTTCATGTGTGTGAGATTAAGGTTAAACAATTGTACAGCACTACCTTTGGATGTGGCAGTTGTTTCTTCTGATGGTAAAGGTTTGCACTGGGTCACAGCAGCATTCTCAGTATTACTTCTTTCATCTCCAGTTTCCACAAAATCTTCAAATTCTGCATGCCGCTTTCTTGGTTTCCTTTTGGAGCCTGACCCCTCTGTGTTTTGACAACTTTCAGAAAGAGGAGAAACCTCctaaaatatttaataataaaaGTAAAATATGAAACGGTTGAACTGTTACCTTCCAAGTTAGGTAGTAGATTAAACGATAGCTCTGAATGTTACCTGTGAAGGCTGCTCAATGGCAGAACATTCCTGCTGATGTCCAGATTCATTCTGAATTATCTTTCTGCCCTTCTTTGCTTTCATTTGACAGCCTTCCCTTGCCCCGTCGTTTAGTCACATAAGAGTCTTCTCCTTTTTCCAAAACTGGTGTAATACTCTTATCATCTTCTGAAGCCTAGAAACAAATGGGCATACTGTATGTTCAAATAAACTTCACGCTTGTTCACAAAAGCAAATAGTTTCTTGTTTCACAAAAATATCAAATGTAGATTTTACATCATTTTCGTCAAAGCTACGTAGTCACTCCTTAGTGCAATTGCTGTTCCATTCCTGGGAGACAGTTATACAGTAAGGTAACAGGACCCTCAGCCCAAATATGTCCACACCAATCAAGCTGCTCGCTGTCAAAAAAAATAATAGTTCACCAATTTGGTTACAATCAGgtttattattataaatacaaGGACAGCATAGACCATTTGGTTCACTGCACCTATGCATTATACAAATGTTCATGACTGATCTAGTGACTTGGTCCACACACCTAGCTTTTCACCATTTTCAAAACATTTGTTCATGGGATAATAACATGACTGTAATGTCAGTGTTTCATTGTCCAATCTTAATTGCTCTAAACTGGCCAGTTTGCTTCTATGTTACAAAGAACACTTGAGAGTTCAAAAGTCCTATTTGGGACAAAGGTTAAATAAAATTACAGTATACAAGATTGATATACACTATAAAACCACCGATTTAAAACTTCTCAAGTTGATAGAACTTAAACTGTTAGTTCTAGATCAATAAAACTTTAGCCTCTATTCCTAATGCATTAACTTATCTACTATGTCAGAATTATATattccttggtagacaaaagtgctgaagaaactcagcgggtgcagcagcatgtatggagcgaaggaaataggcaacgtttcgggccgacacccttcttcagactccttgctACCTTCATATACGTTAACCATTTTAGCAACTTTTGGGGGGAATAAAACACGAATCTCTGATAAAATATACATCTGACCATTGGTGAAGGTTTCTGTTTCCACCCAAGGCTGATCCCATCACTTCTCCCTgataacttaaaataaaaaataatttctacATTTCAGGGACTATAGCCCTAGTTTTAGTAATTTCTTCTCCACAGCTAATAAGATATTCCTAAGATGTGTATTGTAGATTGGTTCATATTAGCTCAGTTTTGGTCCAAACAATACTCTGTATAACTAGCATAACCTATCTCCTTGTATTTAAGCCCATGAGCACCATTCCACGAGATGACGTTTCCTATTAAAGCAAAGCCACAAGATTCTGGGACTCCGCTACTTCTCGCGCTTCATCATTTATAATTGGGACATGTTACCCCAATCCTGTAGGTCACGTTACATTCGGGCTGTATAACATGTCCAGGTAATCATCCCTGGGAGTTTCATGACAAAATTGATCAGGTTTTAAAATTTGATATTTCCAAGAAGCAATGTAAATGCCTACAATGCAtaacaacaacctttccctcaatgtcagcaagacaaaggagatattgatcgacttcaggaagcatactccagtttgcattgatggtgctgaaGCAGAGATGGAGTCAATATCACCTACAACTTCTCCTGCAACAACCAAAAAAAAAACCAGaccgacacctctacttccttagaatgcTTATAAAGTTCGGCCTGtctcctacaactctcaccaacttctacagatgcaccatagaaaacattttatcaggatgcatcacagcttggtttgggagcagTTCTATCCAAGACCGCTTGAAATTACAGCAAATTATAGAtgcagcccagaacatcacagaaaccaacctcccttccatttactccatttatacctcacgttgcctcggcaaggccagcagtataatcaaggatgagttgcaccctggcactccctcttctcccctcaggcaaaaggtatagaagtgtcaaAACGCACACttacagattcaaggacagtttcttcccaattgttatcaggcaactgaatcatcctaccagaaccagagagcagtcctaactACTATcaatctcattggtgaccttcggactatcctggATCAGACTTtgtaggctttaccttgcactaaacgtttttcccttatgtatctatacactgcaaatggtttgattgtaatcatgtattgttttgctgcggaatggatagcacacaacatcttttttactgtacctcggtacacttgataataaactaaacatactgGAATCCCAagcaaaaaaaaactgttggagAAACGTCCCAATCGAAAAGGTGAATTGTccattcccccacagatgctgcctaacccgctgagttcccccagcactgtttttgaagcagaaataaggtAACCAAGATAAATGGGGGAACCACAACTGAGGAAAAGGCAGCATGAAAAGTGCCACTGTTGCAAGTTCAGCAGAACAGGAGAAACAGATAGAAGGGAAATCTGACAAATATACTGTGCAGAAGTAAAGCCAAAACAGTTGACAGTTGTGTAGGGGTTGTtaacctgaactggaggggagcCAGAGTAGTCCGTCAGAAATTGGAAGGAGTGATGGGAAGGCAGAGGTTAAGACCAGAACGTGTTAAAGGAAGGACAGGCAAGGAGAGGTAAATGAATATGGTGACACTGTTGGGCTgaaatgtgtttatttcaatgcaaggagaaTTGTGAATAATGCAGATGAACACAGAGTCTGTGATGTTGAGGTTATTATGGAACCATGGTTAGTaaaattgaaaataggtgcaggagtaggtctttggcccttcaagccagcaccaccattcaatatgatcatggctgatcatccaaaatcagtgccccttgCCAGAAGTGCGAGAGGGACATGGCTGGCAACTCAATTGTCCAGGGTTTCAATGGGAGgcaaagaggtggaggagttgtgCTACTGATCAGAGAGACTGTCAGAGATTTACTGGTTCGTCCATTGAGGCATGATGGGAAGAGCTTGGTAATAAGGAATGTGCAAGCATTTTAATAGGAATGTACTataagcccccccctccccaaaaaaaAGCAAGAGATAGATGAACATATGTGCAGATAGATTACCCAAAGATGCCAAACTATCAAGGTTTCCTTTGAGGATGTTTTTCCTTAGAAGTGTTATTTAGTTTTATTTGTGATTGTATGGATGTGCTAGGCAATTGAACTGGAAGTGTTTACTCTCACCATTGCAGTCTCAATGAGAACAAGCTCATGAATCCTCAGCTCTTTGGTCTTGCTATTGGAGGGTTGTTGCATAGACATAGAttttcaatcagattttcaaaTCTCCCCTCGTATTCATCATTAAAGTGTACATATTCATCAGAACCTAAATTTGAAGATGGTAAACtaggagcagcatctatggagcgaaggaaataggcaacgtttcgggccgaaacccttcttcagactgatcgggggtgggggtgggtggggacaagaaagggaaaaggaggagtagccagaaggctgttatacatatagagtgcagaataggggattgaacccaggcttgAAATGCTCCTGTGTTGATGGTTAGAGGAAGAGGagtgttgccaattcatactCATTGCAGTCTGCTGACAAGGAAGTCAAGGATACAACTACACAGGAACGAGGAGAGACCCTGTTCTTCAAGTTCAAtatgtttggaggggatgatacaCTTGATGAATAACCTGACCATGTTCTTATTCTCTAAGTGGTCCAGAACAGAGTGGAGAGCCAACAAGATTACATTTCCTGGTGATCTATTGTGGCAATAGGTGAATTCCAGTGGGCCCAGGTCCTTTCTAAGGCAGGAGTTGCACCATAATTAGCCCCTCAACGCACTTTATCACCATGGATGTTAATGACCAGTCTATAGTGGTTGAGGAATGTCACTGTACCCTTCTTGGACATTGGTATAACTGAAAGCAAGTCTGAACCTTAATACAGAGTTTGAAGATGTCTACAACATCTCCAGCCAGATGGTCTACGTAGATTTTAAGAATGCAGCCAATGACAACCATGGGGGTTGGACAT contains:
- the nusap1 gene encoding LOW QUALITY PROTEIN: nucleolar and spindle-associated protein 1 (The sequence of the model RefSeq protein was modified relative to this genomic sequence to represent the inferred CDS: deleted 1 base in 1 codon), coding for MELSGDKALQQLKYSDLQQLAKQCGVKANLKADKLCKLLQDYYKKHPKDVADVQASEDDKSITPVLEKGEDSYVTKRRGKGRLSNESKEGQKDNQNESGHQQECSAIEQPSQEVSPLSESCQNTEGSGSKRKPRKRHAEFEDFVETGDERSNTENAAVTQCKPLPSEETTATSKGTVGQSKTFVQGGKIPRYIGGARKTGLKTPVGGKTGLMHVTPDWKKIHEANFNKMESIDLYVERKKKRLEAIGNCVKPVKKSLNGPQSMSLLSPVQRTTKNTQLTTPASQFKLPRTSVFKPSVHSVTKMNVRFSKATRDNEEKETAAKTPAKMSPCTEISSDLGTEEMKINKSSQPRTSKDQGDTSTMERAQTKVVTPYKFSGNATPGSNKRFDLQASLSQPLRYKPHKGKLKPWEEEKEKKEIVVAQNPQNSRFSVQNYKQPKLQTRENRREKFIEKRKEIKNHVMGTRRGLVMH